A window of the Vibrio pomeroyi genome harbors these coding sequences:
- a CDS encoding IS110 family RNA-guided transposase codes for MSSIHILGIDLGKHCFHAIAHNRCGVEVLRRKFNRNQLLIFLSKIEPTTIAFEACGGAHWLARKCSEFGHQPRLIPPQYVKPYVKGNKNDFIDASAIAEAAGRPTMRFVAVKSEEAQVIAAIHRVRDSYIKERTATMSRIGAILLEFGLSFPKGHAKMKSLFQWLAEQTVSLPKSLLCELISIHEHYKYLNEQIKTQDNKLQTIVNNNESAQLLKTIPGIGDLTSTLCIADVSSPNNFTNGREMAAWLGLVPRQFSTGGKTKLLGMSKRGNKHLRTLFVHGARAVLSRLETTGKVFGEWLANLRATKPFNVVVVALANKLVRIAWAVLYHRQAFKAV; via the coding sequence ATGTCTTCTATTCATATTTTAGGTATCGACCTAGGTAAACATTGCTTCCATGCTATCGCACATAACCGTTGTGGAGTGGAGGTGCTTCGTCGTAAATTTAATCGTAACCAACTCTTAATCTTTCTTAGTAAAATAGAACCAACAACTATTGCTTTCGAAGCCTGTGGCGGTGCTCATTGGCTTGCTCGAAAGTGTAGTGAGTTTGGTCATCAACCCCGACTTATTCCTCCTCAGTATGTAAAGCCTTATGTCAAAGGCAATAAAAACGATTTCATCGATGCTTCAGCGATCGCAGAGGCTGCGGGTCGACCGACCATGAGGTTTGTAGCTGTAAAAAGTGAAGAGGCTCAAGTCATCGCAGCGATTCATCGAGTCAGAGATAGTTATATCAAGGAGAGAACTGCCACTATGTCGCGGATCGGCGCGATCTTACTTGAGTTCGGCCTTAGCTTTCCCAAAGGGCATGCAAAGATGAAGTCTCTGTTTCAATGGTTAGCTGAACAAACCGTCTCATTACCAAAAAGCTTGCTATGTGAATTGATATCTATCCACGAACATTACAAGTACCTTAATGAACAAATCAAAACTCAAGATAACAAGCTTCAAACTATTGTTAATAACAATGAAAGTGCTCAATTATTAAAAACTATCCCTGGAATTGGCGATCTTACCTCCACATTGTGTATAGCCGATGTAAGCTCTCCGAATAACTTTACCAATGGCCGTGAGATGGCGGCTTGGTTGGGGCTTGTGCCAAGGCAATTCTCAACGGGAGGAAAGACCAAACTACTTGGTATGAGTAAACGAGGGAATAAACACCTCAGAACTCTGTTTGTCCATGGGGCAAGGGCTGTACTCTCTAGACTAGAGACGACAGGGAAAGTGTTCGGAGAGTGGCTTGCGAACCTACGAGCCACCAAACCATTTAATGTAGTGGTAGTCGCATTAGCCAACAAGCTAGTGAGGATAGCTTGGGCGGTGTTATACCACCGCCAAGCTTTTAAGGCTGTTTAG
- a CDS encoding MATE family efflux transporter, which translates to MSNSISRQFWRYTIPTVAAMLVNGLYQVVDGIFIGRYVGADGLAGINVAWPVIGSILGIGMLVGVGTGALVSIRQGEKDTQGAKQILATGLTLLLAITPVVSALLYLFADNFLLWQGAEGRVYELGLQYLHILIGASVFTLGSIAMPFLLRNDDSPNLATILMIVGAVINIVLDYLFIAQFGWELMGAALATAIAQFVVTGLGLAYFFSRRANLRLRWNELRLKLSVIPQIFAIGTSSFFMYAYGSMMVALHNALFSQYGDQLMIGAYAILGYIVTVYYLTAEGIANGMQPLVSYNHGARNQANIRKLLKIAMLSSVLIGVAFVLLLNAFPREFVSVFNSDEPQLVEYTVLGIRLHMFALALDGFLVVAGAYYQAVNKGSKAMFVTIGNMLIQLPFLYIMPKLYGVPGIWIAYPLSNIALSVVVMVMLYKDVKKLDASPMETVTA; encoded by the coding sequence ATGAGTAACTCAATTAGTCGTCAATTTTGGCGATACACAATCCCTACCGTGGCGGCGATGTTGGTGAATGGCCTGTACCAAGTGGTGGATGGTATTTTCATTGGCCGCTATGTTGGCGCTGATGGACTCGCGGGTATTAACGTCGCGTGGCCTGTGATTGGTTCGATTCTCGGTATTGGTATGCTGGTGGGCGTAGGTACAGGTGCGCTTGTTTCGATCCGCCAAGGTGAAAAAGACACTCAAGGTGCTAAGCAGATCTTGGCGACCGGTCTAACCTTGCTACTGGCGATAACGCCGGTTGTTTCAGCGTTACTGTATCTGTTTGCCGACAACTTCCTGCTTTGGCAGGGGGCTGAAGGGCGTGTGTACGAACTTGGCCTGCAATATTTACACATCCTGATTGGTGCTAGCGTCTTCACTTTGGGTTCTATCGCGATGCCGTTCCTACTGCGTAACGATGACAGCCCGAACTTAGCCACAATACTGATGATTGTCGGTGCGGTGATTAATATCGTTCTGGACTACCTGTTTATCGCTCAGTTTGGTTGGGAGTTGATGGGGGCGGCACTAGCCACAGCCATTGCACAATTTGTGGTAACAGGTCTGGGTTTGGCTTACTTCTTCTCACGTCGAGCAAACTTACGCTTACGTTGGAATGAGTTGCGACTGAAGCTCTCGGTTATCCCACAGATCTTCGCTATTGGTACATCAAGCTTCTTTATGTACGCCTATGGTTCGATGATGGTGGCATTGCACAATGCGTTGTTCTCTCAATATGGCGACCAGTTGATGATTGGTGCTTACGCTATCTTGGGCTACATCGTGACGGTTTATTACCTCACGGCTGAAGGTATCGCCAACGGTATGCAACCATTAGTGAGTTACAACCATGGTGCGCGTAACCAAGCGAATATTCGTAAGTTACTTAAGATTGCGATGCTGAGTTCAGTATTGATTGGTGTGGCGTTTGTGTTGCTTCTCAACGCGTTCCCACGTGAGTTTGTGTCAGTCTTTAACTCTGACGAACCACAGCTAGTAGAGTACACCGTGTTGGGTATTCGACTACACATGTTTGCATTGGCGCTTGATGGTTTCTTAGTGGTTGCGGGGGCTTATTACCAAGCGGTAAATAAGGGCAGCAAGGCGATGTTTGTGACGATAGGCAATATGCTTATCCAACTGCCTTTCTTGTACATCATGCCGAAGTTGTACGGTGTGCCGGGGATCTGGATTGCGTACCCACTGTCTAACATTGCGTTAAGTGTGGTGGTGATGGTGATGCTCTACAAAGACGTAAAGAAGCTCGATGCTTCACCGATGGAAACAGTGACGGCATAG
- a CDS encoding MarR family winged helix-turn-helix transcriptional regulator, producing MLNQNLEKIERFASKIWRTQVNEDPICQLSFNEYDYLKVIQASPEPIRLTDLAIEMQVTKPSATTMVQRLERKGLVERKASLEDARSKLVVLTNKAELGLEEESKIYQVMAQILESRLSEQESKQLNLLLDKALK from the coding sequence ATGCTAAACCAGAATTTAGAAAAGATTGAGCGCTTCGCCTCTAAGATATGGCGTACTCAGGTGAATGAAGATCCTATCTGCCAATTGAGCTTCAACGAGTATGATTATCTGAAGGTCATACAGGCTTCACCAGAGCCAATTCGATTGACCGACCTTGCCATTGAAATGCAGGTGACTAAGCCTTCAGCGACCACTATGGTTCAAAGGCTTGAGAGAAAAGGCTTGGTTGAACGCAAGGCGTCACTTGAAGATGCAAGGTCCAAGTTAGTCGTATTGACCAACAAAGCGGAGTTGGGTTTAGAAGAAGAGAGCAAGATCTACCAAGTGATGGCTCAAATACTAGAAAGCCGTTTATCAGAGCAAGAGTCTAAGCAACTGAACCTATTATTAGACAAAGCCTTGAAGTAA
- the nlpI gene encoding lipoprotein NlpI, with the protein MKWFQTASMCLLLVLTGCATTSDNASRWVYPPMAVPLQPSVQQEVQIARLSQLLQRPDLNDEVRAKMLFERGNYYDSVGLRDLARLDFNQSLSLNPAQPDIFNLLGVYFTQVGEFDAAYESFDSTLELDPANSYAERNRSIALYYGERYDLANEEMMKHYADDPSDPFRALWLYIIQHELTPEQAKLDLQKRYESRDEQWGWVLVAIMLDDITEEQAFKAILTGTRDNTLLAQRLTETYFYLAKRYHMNGDYANAISLYKLSVSFNVYEYVEHRYSFLELSRIFTTLKAEHLAQAKLAEAEEEANAR; encoded by the coding sequence GTGAAATGGTTTCAAACCGCGAGTATGTGTTTACTGCTTGTACTAACTGGTTGTGCAACAACATCAGATAACGCCTCACGTTGGGTTTATCCACCAATGGCTGTGCCACTGCAACCAAGCGTTCAGCAAGAAGTTCAAATTGCACGCCTTAGTCAGTTATTGCAGCGCCCAGATTTGAACGATGAAGTTAGAGCTAAGATGCTGTTTGAACGTGGTAACTACTACGACAGTGTTGGTCTGCGTGACTTAGCGCGCCTCGACTTCAATCAATCTCTTTCATTGAACCCTGCTCAACCTGATATCTTCAATCTTTTGGGTGTTTACTTTACGCAGGTAGGGGAGTTTGATGCGGCTTACGAGTCTTTTGATTCTACGCTAGAGCTTGATCCTGCAAACTCTTATGCAGAAAGAAACCGCTCAATTGCTCTCTACTATGGCGAACGTTACGACTTAGCTAATGAAGAGATGATGAAGCATTACGCCGATGATCCTAGCGATCCGTTTCGTGCTCTATGGTTGTACATCATTCAGCATGAACTCACGCCAGAACAAGCTAAGCTTGATTTACAAAAGCGTTACGAAAGCCGTGATGAGCAGTGGGGATGGGTGTTAGTTGCTATCATGCTTGATGACATTACCGAAGAACAGGCTTTCAAGGCGATCTTAACCGGTACTCGTGACAACACGTTACTTGCACAGCGTCTAACAGAGACTTACTTCTACCTAGCGAAGCGTTACCACATGAATGGTGACTACGCGAATGCGATCTCTTTGTATAAGCTGTCAGTGTCTTTCAACGTGTATGAATACGTAGAGCACCGATACTCTTTCTTAGAGTTAAGCCGTATCTTCACTACGCTTAAAGCCGAACATCTAGCTCAAGCTAAATTGGCAGAGGCTGAAGAAGAAGCTAACGCTCGATAA
- the pnp gene encoding polyribonucleotide nucleotidyltransferase encodes MFEKPVVKTFQYGNHTVTLETGVIARQATAAVMVTMDDTSVFVSVVGKKEAVEGQDFFPLTVNYQERTYAAGKIPGGFFKREGRPSEGETLTARLIDRPIRPLFPDSFKNEVQVIATVMSVNPDVQPDMVTMIGTSAALAISGIPFNGPIGAARVGHIDGQLVLNPSTTELETSKLDLVVSGTEGAVLMVESEADNLTEEEMLSAVVFGHDQQQVVINAINEFAAEVATPAWNWEAPVVNTELKARVAELAEARLSDAYQITEKMARYEQVGAIKNDVVEALLAQDEELNEREIRGMLGSLEKNVVRSRIIAGNPRIDGREKDMVRALDVRTGVLPRTHGSSLFTRGETQAIVTATLGTQRDAQIIDELTGERKDNFLLHYNFPPYCVGETGFVGSPKRREIGHGKLAKRGIAAVMPSVDEFPYTVRVVSEITESNGSSSMASVCGTSLALMDAGVPIKSSVAGIAMGLVKEGDDFVVLSDILGDEDHLGDMDFKVAGTNEGITALQMDIKIEGITKEIMQIALNQAQGARKHILSVMDEAISGAREDISEFAPRIHTMKISSDKIKDVIGKGGAVIRALCEETGTTIEIEDDGTIKIAATEGAAAKEAIRRIEEITAEVEVGRIYQGKVARLADFGAFVTILPGKDGLVHISQIADKRVEKVSDYLTEGQEVPVKVLEIDRQGRVRLSMKEAVETPAEGEAPAAE; translated from the coding sequence ATGTTTGAGAAACCAGTTGTAAAAACGTTTCAGTACGGTAACCACACAGTTACTCTAGAAACTGGCGTTATTGCTCGTCAAGCTACTGCAGCAGTTATGGTAACAATGGACGATACTTCAGTATTCGTATCTGTTGTTGGTAAAAAAGAAGCGGTAGAAGGTCAAGACTTCTTCCCTCTAACAGTTAACTACCAAGAGCGTACATACGCTGCTGGTAAAATCCCAGGTGGCTTCTTCAAGCGTGAAGGTCGTCCATCTGAAGGCGAAACACTAACGGCTCGTCTAATCGACCGTCCAATTCGTCCTCTTTTCCCTGATTCATTCAAGAACGAAGTTCAAGTTATCGCTACAGTAATGTCTGTAAACCCAGACGTTCAACCTGATATGGTAACAATGATCGGTACTTCAGCAGCTCTTGCTATCTCTGGTATCCCGTTCAACGGTCCAATCGGTGCTGCACGCGTAGGTCACATCGACGGTCAACTTGTTCTTAACCCAAGCACAACTGAACTTGAAACTTCTAAACTAGACCTAGTGGTTTCTGGTACTGAAGGCGCGGTTCTTATGGTTGAATCTGAAGCTGACAACCTAACTGAAGAAGAAATGCTTTCTGCAGTTGTTTTCGGTCACGATCAACAACAAGTTGTTATCAACGCTATCAACGAGTTCGCAGCAGAAGTTGCTACTCCAGCGTGGAACTGGGAAGCACCAGTAGTAAACACTGAGCTTAAAGCTCGTGTTGCTGAGCTTGCAGAAGCTCGTCTATCTGACGCTTACCAAATCACTGAAAAAATGGCTCGTTACGAGCAAGTTGGCGCAATCAAGAACGACGTTGTTGAAGCACTACTAGCTCAAGACGAAGAACTAAACGAGCGCGAAATCCGCGGCATGCTTGGTTCTCTAGAGAAAAACGTTGTACGTAGCCGCATAATCGCTGGCAACCCACGTATCGACGGTCGTGAAAAAGACATGGTTCGTGCACTAGACGTGCGTACTGGTGTTCTTCCACGTACACACGGTTCTTCTCTATTCACTCGTGGTGAAACTCAAGCTATCGTTACTGCTACTCTTGGCACACAACGTGACGCTCAAATCATCGATGAGCTGACAGGCGAGCGTAAAGACAACTTCCTACTACACTACAACTTCCCTCCATACTGCGTTGGCGAAACTGGTTTTGTAGGTTCTCCTAAGCGTCGTGAAATCGGCCACGGTAAGCTAGCTAAGCGTGGTATCGCTGCAGTAATGCCTTCTGTTGATGAGTTCCCATACACAGTTCGTGTTGTATCGGAAATCACTGAATCTAACGGTTCTTCTTCAATGGCTTCTGTATGTGGTACATCTCTAGCTCTTATGGATGCTGGTGTTCCAATCAAGTCTTCTGTTGCGGGTATCGCAATGGGTCTTGTTAAAGAAGGCGACGACTTCGTTGTTCTTTCTGACATCCTTGGCGACGAAGATCACCTAGGTGACATGGACTTTAAAGTAGCAGGTACTAACGAAGGTATCACTGCTCTTCAAATGGACATCAAGATCGAAGGTATCACTAAAGAGATCATGCAAATTGCTCTTAACCAAGCGCAAGGTGCACGTAAGCACATCCTTTCTGTAATGGATGAAGCTATCTCTGGTGCTCGTGAAGATATCTCTGAATTCGCTCCACGTATCCACACAATGAAAATCAGCTCTGATAAGATCAAAGATGTTATCGGTAAAGGCGGCGCAGTTATTCGTGCTCTTTGTGAAGAAACGGGTACTACAATCGAAATCGAAGACGATGGCACAATCAAGATTGCTGCGACTGAAGGCGCAGCTGCTAAAGAAGCTATCCGTCGTATCGAAGAGATCACAGCTGAAGTTGAAGTTGGCCGCATTTACCAAGGTAAAGTTGCTCGTCTAGCTGACTTCGGTGCATTCGTAACTATCCTTCCAGGTAAAGATGGTCTAGTACACATCTCTCAAATCGCTGACAAGCGCGTTGAGAAAGTGTCTGACTACCTAACTGAAGGTCAAGAAGTGCCAGTTAAGGTTCTTGAAATTGACCGTCAAGGCCGTGTACGTCTAAGCATGAAAGAAGCAGTTGAAACGCCAGCTGAAGGCGAAGCACCTGCTGCTGAGTAA
- the rpsO gene encoding 30S ribosomal protein S15: protein MSLNAETKAAIVAEYARAEGDTGSPEVQVALLTASINHLQGHFKAHKGDHHSRRGLLRMVSSRRKLLDYLKGKDLSRYQDLIKRLGLRR from the coding sequence ATGTCTCTGAATGCAGAAACTAAAGCAGCAATCGTTGCAGAATACGCACGCGCTGAAGGCGATACTGGTTCACCAGAAGTACAAGTAGCACTACTAACTGCTTCTATCAACCACCTTCAAGGCCACTTCAAAGCACACAAAGGCGATCACCACAGCCGTCGTGGTCTTCTACGTATGGTTTCTAGCCGTCGTAAGCTTCTTGACTACCTGAAAGGTAAAGACCTTTCTCGTTACCAAGATCTAATCAAGCGCCTAGGCCTACGTCGCTAA
- the truB gene encoding tRNA pseudouridine(55) synthase TruB, whose translation MARRRKGRPINGVILLDKPTGISSNDALQKVKRIYFAEKAGHTGALDPLATGMLPICLGEATKFSQFLLDSDKRYVVIAKLGERTNTSDSDGEVVETRDVNVTQEQLERCIETFKGETDQIPSMFSALKYQGKPLYEYARAGIEVPRESRKITVYSIELLRFEGDEVEMEVHCSKGTYIRTITDDLGEMLGCGAHVTMLRRTGVAKYPYERMVTLEQLNEILEQAQAQEIAPKELLDPLLMPMDTAVEDLPEVNLNAELTDLVQHGMPVQVAGAPTEGTVRMTSGEEKLFVGVAQIAEDGRVAPKRLVVFRDEEPQVSA comes from the coding sequence ATGGCTCGCCGTCGTAAAGGTCGCCCTATTAACGGGGTAATTCTGTTAGATAAGCCAACAGGCATTTCGTCTAATGATGCACTGCAAAAAGTAAAGCGTATTTACTTTGCAGAGAAGGCAGGGCACACTGGTGCTCTGGATCCTCTTGCGACTGGCATGCTGCCAATTTGTCTTGGTGAAGCAACGAAGTTCTCTCAGTTTCTTTTAGATTCTGATAAGCGCTACGTAGTGATCGCTAAGCTTGGTGAGCGTACCAATACCTCTGACTCAGATGGTGAAGTGGTAGAGACACGTGATGTAAACGTGACTCAAGAACAACTTGAGCGTTGTATCGAAACCTTCAAAGGTGAAACTGACCAGATCCCTTCAATGTTTTCTGCATTGAAATATCAAGGTAAGCCTTTGTATGAATACGCCCGTGCAGGTATTGAGGTTCCTCGTGAGTCTCGTAAGATCACTGTGTACTCTATTGAGCTGCTTCGCTTTGAAGGCGATGAAGTGGAGATGGAAGTGCATTGTTCAAAAGGTACTTACATCCGCACAATCACCGACGATCTTGGTGAGATGCTAGGTTGTGGTGCTCACGTGACTATGCTTCGTCGTACAGGCGTAGCAAAGTACCCTTACGAGCGTATGGTAACCTTGGAACAACTGAACGAGATTTTAGAGCAAGCCCAGGCGCAAGAAATTGCACCGAAAGAGCTGCTTGATCCACTGTTGATGCCAATGGATACAGCCGTTGAAGACCTGCCAGAAGTTAATTTGAACGCGGAACTGACTGACTTAGTTCAGCACGGTATGCCTGTTCAAGTTGCTGGTGCCCCAACGGAAGGTACGGTTCGCATGACAAGCGGTGAAGAGAAACTGTTTGTTGGCGTTGCTCAAATTGCTGAAGATGGCCGAGTAGCACCGAAACGTTTGGTTGTTTTCAGAGATGAAGAACCACAAGTGAGTGCTTAA
- the rbfA gene encoding 30S ribosome-binding factor RbfA, with protein sequence MSKEFSRTQRVSQQLQKELALILQREVRDSRIGMVTISDVEVSRDLAYAKVFVTFLCIGEQTPESCLAALKEHEVPIRMALGKRIRHRLTPEVRFTYDNTLVEGMRMSNLVSEVLNDDKRKQQEAGRTDETQSKGEE encoded by the coding sequence ATGTCAAAAGAATTTAGCCGCACACAGCGTGTGTCTCAGCAGCTTCAAAAAGAGCTAGCACTTATCCTACAACGTGAAGTTCGTGACTCACGTATCGGTATGGTAACCATCTCAGACGTAGAAGTGTCTCGTGACCTTGCTTACGCAAAAGTATTCGTTACTTTCCTATGTATTGGCGAGCAAACACCTGAATCATGTCTTGCTGCTCTTAAAGAGCACGAAGTGCCAATCCGTATGGCGCTAGGCAAGCGTATTCGTCACCGTCTAACGCCTGAAGTTCGTTTTACTTACGACAACACACTAGTAGAAGGCATGCGTATGTCTAACCTAGTAAGTGAAGTTCTAAACGATGATAAGCGTAAGCAACAAGAAGCTGGCCGTACTGACGAAACTCAGTCTAAGGGCGAAGAGTAA
- the infB gene encoding translation initiation factor IF-2 — MTQLTVKALSEEIGTPVDRLIEQLADAGMKKSGSDQVTDSEKQTLLTHLKKEHGDTSGEAEPTRLTLQRKTRSTLSVAAGGGKSKDVQVEVRKKRTYVKRSAIEDEAKREAEDAASREAEEKARQEAEELAKREAAEKAQREADEKAKREADAKRDAEEKAQRAQAEKAKKDMNSKNADANAQAKKEADELKARQEQEATRKAEAEAAKLVEEARKLAEENEARWTEEEKKKKEQEKSADYHVTTSTYAREAEDAADQKEEKAPRRRKKKAAPANQPGNNRGGRNQRGRGAKGKLAKPTSMQQGFDKSATVAKSDVAIGETIVVSELASKMSVKATEVIKVMMKMGAMATINQVIDQETAQLVAEEMGHKVILRKENELEEAVLADRDSDAIAEGRAPVVTIMGHVDHGKTSTLDYIRKAHVASGEAGGITQHIGAYHVDTDNGMITFLDTPGHAAFTAMRARGAQATDIVVLVVAADDGVMPQTIEAIQHAKAAGVPLIVAVNKIDKEGANPDNVKNELAQYDVIPEEWGGENMFVHISAKQGTNIDGLLEAILLQSEVLELTAVKEGMASGVVVESRLDKGRGPVATVLVQSGTLNKGDIVLCGQEYGRVRAMRDENGKEVTTAGPSIPVEILGLSGVPASGDEATVVRDERKAREVANYRQGKFRDVKLARQQKAKLENMFANMAAGEVAELNVVLKADVQGSVEAIADSLLKLSTDEVKVNIVGSGVGGITETDATLAAASNAIILGFNVRADATARNTVQNENLDLRYYSIIYQLIDEVKQAMGGMLAPEFRQEIIGLAQVRDVFKSPKLGAIAGCIVTEGTIKRSNPIRVLRENVVIYEGELESLRRFKDDVQEVKNGYECGVGVKNYNDVRVGDQIEVFEIVEVQRTLD, encoded by the coding sequence ATGACACAATTAACAGTTAAAGCACTGAGTGAAGAGATTGGTACGCCAGTTGACCGCTTAATTGAACAACTTGCTGATGCAGGCATGAAGAAATCAGGGTCGGATCAAGTAACTGATTCAGAGAAGCAAACATTGCTAACGCACCTTAAAAAGGAGCATGGCGATACTTCTGGTGAAGCAGAGCCGACTCGTTTAACTCTTCAACGCAAGACCCGCAGCACGCTAAGTGTTGCCGCTGGAGGCGGTAAGAGTAAGGATGTTCAAGTAGAGGTACGTAAAAAACGTACTTACGTGAAGCGCAGCGCTATTGAAGACGAAGCGAAACGTGAAGCTGAGGATGCAGCATCACGTGAAGCGGAAGAGAAAGCACGTCAAGAAGCTGAAGAGCTTGCGAAACGTGAAGCTGCAGAGAAAGCACAGCGCGAAGCTGATGAGAAAGCAAAACGTGAAGCGGATGCAAAACGTGATGCTGAAGAAAAAGCTCAACGCGCACAAGCTGAAAAGGCTAAAAAAGACATGAATTCAAAAAATGCAGACGCTAACGCACAAGCGAAAAAAGAAGCGGATGAACTAAAAGCTCGTCAAGAGCAAGAAGCAACTCGTAAAGCAGAAGCTGAAGCAGCTAAGCTTGTAGAGGAAGCTCGTAAGCTAGCTGAAGAAAACGAAGCTCGCTGGACTGAAGAAGAGAAGAAGAAGAAAGAGCAAGAGAAGTCTGCGGACTACCACGTGACTACTTCTACTTACGCGCGTGAAGCTGAAGATGCAGCGGATCAGAAAGAAGAAAAAGCGCCTCGTCGTCGTAAAAAGAAAGCAGCTCCAGCTAACCAACCTGGCAACAACCGTGGTGGTCGTAACCAACGTGGTCGTGGCGCTAAAGGTAAGCTTGCGAAACCAACTTCAATGCAGCAAGGCTTCGATAAGTCAGCAACTGTTGCTAAATCTGACGTTGCTATCGGCGAGACTATCGTTGTTTCTGAACTGGCTAGCAAAATGTCAGTTAAAGCAACTGAAGTTATCAAAGTAATGATGAAGATGGGCGCTATGGCGACTATCAACCAAGTGATCGACCAAGAAACAGCACAACTTGTTGCTGAAGAAATGGGTCACAAGGTAATCCTACGTAAAGAAAACGAACTTGAAGAAGCAGTACTAGCTGACCGTGATAGCGATGCAATCGCTGAAGGTCGTGCTCCTGTTGTTACTATCATGGGTCACGTTGACCACGGTAAAACTTCAACACTGGATTACATTCGTAAAGCACACGTTGCTTCTGGCGAAGCTGGCGGTATCACGCAGCACATCGGTGCTTACCACGTAGATACTGACAACGGCATGATCACTTTCCTTGATACTCCTGGACACGCGGCGTTTACTGCTATGCGTGCTCGTGGTGCTCAAGCAACAGATATCGTTGTACTAGTAGTTGCAGCAGATGATGGCGTAATGCCACAAACAATCGAAGCAATCCAGCACGCGAAAGCGGCAGGCGTTCCTCTGATTGTTGCTGTGAACAAGATCGATAAAGAGGGTGCAAACCCAGACAACGTTAAGAATGAGCTAGCTCAATACGACGTAATCCCTGAGGAATGGGGCGGTGAGAACATGTTCGTTCACATCTCTGCTAAACAGGGTACAAACATCGATGGTCTTCTAGAAGCTATCCTTCTTCAGTCTGAAGTTCTTGAACTAACAGCTGTTAAAGAAGGCATGGCGTCTGGTGTTGTTGTTGAATCTCGCCTTGATAAAGGTCGCGGTCCAGTTGCAACAGTACTAGTACAGTCTGGTACTCTAAACAAAGGCGACATCGTTCTTTGTGGTCAGGAATACGGCCGTGTTCGTGCAATGCGCGATGAAAACGGTAAAGAAGTAACTACAGCGGGTCCTTCTATCCCTGTAGAGATTCTAGGTCTATCTGGCGTTCCTGCTTCTGGTGATGAAGCAACTGTTGTTCGTGACGAGCGTAAAGCACGTGAAGTAGCGAACTACCGTCAAGGTAAATTCCGTGATGTTAAACTAGCTCGTCAACAGAAAGCTAAACTAGAAAACATGTTCGCGAACATGGCTGCTGGTGAAGTTGCTGAACTGAACGTAGTACTAAAAGCTGACGTTCAAGGTTCTGTAGAAGCAATCGCTGATTCTCTACTGAAACTATCAACTGACGAAGTTAAAGTGAATATCGTAGGTTCTGGTGTTGGTGGTATTACTGAAACTGATGCAACACTTGCAGCAGCTTCTAACGCTATCATCCTTGGTTTCAACGTTCGTGCTGACGCAACTGCGCGTAACACGGTTCAGAACGAAAACCTAGATCTACGTTACTACTCAATCATTTACCAACTGATCGACGAAGTTAAACAGGCAATGGGCGGTATGCTTGCTCCTGAATTCCGTCAAGAGATCATTGGTCTTGCTCAAGTTCGTGACGTATTTAAGTCGCCTAAACTTGGTGCAATCGCCGGTTGTATCGTTACTGAAGGTACGATTAAGCGTAGCAACCCAATTCGTGTACTTCGTGAAAACGTTGTTATCTACGAAGGTGAGCTAGAGTCACTTCGTCGCTTTAAAGACGATGTTCAAGAAGTTAAGAATGGTTACGAGTGTGGTGTTGGCGTTAAGAACTACAACGACGTACGCGTTGGTGACCAGATCGAAGTATTCGAAATCGTTGAGGTTCAACGTACTCTAGACTAA